One genomic window of Chloroflexota bacterium includes the following:
- a CDS encoding phospholipid carrier-dependent glycosyltransferase: MSALPQGARFSLFAAVLAGILLFYSGLFHSSDAQYTVALTESLVTRGEFVTSPLWWHQDAIDSVAPDGESYAKAGIGASLVAAPLYLLAFFWPGLGMVQAVTLTSALLTALNAVILCRLVERLGVGPRTALVVALLWAFGTSALVYASYYFTEPISALTLTATLYGVVAWRAERRTRHLWLIGFAVSLAVATKLVNALFVAPFLLHLVVLAWRVSPVPRRLDRPARESNPVTRGRFANRPYVDGLLALWPAVVPVALTLIGIGLYNAVRYGSPLNSGYPAYETFDHPLLDGLWGLLVSSQKGVVWYNPLLFASLWSFTLFARRFRAEALVIVATTIMHLGLYAVYFLWDGGLTWGPRYLVPLLPLWMLPVALWLDSERRARWTTGVFVLICAASVAVQVGGATISFLRFNHVRDELGALAQAWPVIGHLSLLGRTDLWDFAWMRAGTPDGLLFVVMLGFGVLAVIALYVAARKPLSHPVLALIVLGAVAAPLFLLARSADDPRYGGGADYDRLLRDFAARASRNEVMLLDNHVRTSYFLNQNRALPRWYALDRHADGSARTLELLDRLLARYGTIWLVSDLSPGGSAPRPVEAWLSARAFKVDDAAYSAYARLLRYDVLPPGAPRDVNARFGDEIELHAVDWRPPSTTSSTAYLTLEWRALSKPAQDYTVFVQLLGADNRVAWQSDRPPVDGFRPTSTWMAGETVSDRYAFRRPDNLPPGGYRVIAGLYDWRTGARLPVADAQGRPAGDFVTLAASN; the protein is encoded by the coding sequence GTGAGCGCGCTTCCGCAGGGTGCGCGCTTCTCGCTGTTCGCAGCCGTGCTGGCCGGCATTCTCCTCTTTTACTCCGGCCTGTTCCATTCGAGCGACGCGCAATATACAGTCGCGCTGACCGAAAGTCTCGTCACGCGCGGCGAATTCGTCACCAGCCCGCTCTGGTGGCACCAGGATGCGATTGACTCGGTCGCGCCGGACGGCGAATCGTACGCCAAAGCGGGCATCGGCGCGAGCCTGGTTGCCGCGCCGCTGTACCTGCTGGCGTTCTTCTGGCCCGGGCTGGGCATGGTGCAGGCGGTCACGCTGACGAGCGCGCTGCTCACCGCGCTCAACGCCGTGATCCTGTGCCGGCTGGTCGAGCGGCTCGGCGTCGGACCGCGCACCGCGCTGGTCGTGGCGCTGCTCTGGGCGTTTGGCACCTCCGCGCTGGTCTACGCGAGCTACTACTTTACCGAGCCGATCTCGGCGTTGACGCTGACGGCGACGCTGTACGGTGTTGTGGCGTGGCGCGCGGAGCGGCGAACGCGGCATCTCTGGCTGATCGGCTTCGCCGTCAGTCTCGCCGTCGCAACCAAGCTGGTCAACGCGCTGTTCGTCGCCCCGTTTTTGCTTCACCTCGTCGTGCTGGCGTGGCGGGTATCGCCTGTGCCGAGGCGGCTAGATCGGCCTGCGCGAGAATCTAATCCGGTAACGCGTGGGCGGTTCGCGAACCGCCCCTACGTGGATGGGTTGCTGGCGCTGTGGCCGGCGGTCGTGCCGGTTGCATTGACGCTGATCGGCATCGGCTTGTACAACGCCGTACGCTATGGCAGTCCACTCAACTCCGGCTACCCGGCCTATGAGACGTTCGATCACCCGCTGCTGGACGGCCTGTGGGGCCTGCTGGTCAGCAGCCAGAAAGGGGTTGTCTGGTATAACCCGCTGCTGTTCGCCAGCCTGTGGTCCTTTACGTTGTTTGCGCGTCGTTTCCGCGCCGAAGCACTGGTCATCGTCGCGACGACGATCATGCATCTCGGATTGTATGCGGTGTACTTCCTCTGGGACGGAGGGCTGACCTGGGGGCCGCGCTACCTCGTGCCGCTGTTGCCGCTCTGGATGTTGCCAGTTGCGCTCTGGCTCGATTCAGAGCGGCGTGCACGCTGGACAACCGGCGTGTTTGTGCTGATTTGCGCTGCGAGCGTTGCGGTGCAGGTTGGTGGAGCGACGATCTCGTTCCTGCGCTTCAATCATGTGCGCGACGAGCTTGGCGCGCTGGCGCAGGCGTGGCCGGTCATCGGGCACCTGTCGCTGCTGGGGCGTACCGACCTGTGGGATTTTGCGTGGATGCGCGCCGGAACGCCGGATGGCCTGTTGTTCGTGGTCATGCTGGGCTTTGGCGTGCTGGCCGTCATCGCGCTATACGTGGCGGCGCGCAAGCCGCTATCCCACCCGGTACTGGCGCTGATCGTGCTTGGCGCCGTCGCCGCGCCGCTGTTTCTGCTGGCGCGTTCCGCCGATGATCCGCGCTATGGTGGCGGCGCGGACTACGACAGGCTGCTCCGCGACTTCGCCGCGCGCGCGAGTCGCAACGAAGTCATGCTGCTGGATAACCATGTGCGCACGAGCTACTTCCTCAACCAGAATCGCGCTCTGCCGCGCTGGTATGCGCTCGATCGTCATGCCGACGGCTCGGCGCGCACACTGGAACTGCTGGATCGCCTGCTGGCGCGTTACGGTACGATCTGGCTCGTCAGCGATCTGTCGCCAGGCGGGAGTGCGCCGCGCCCCGTCGAAGCATGGCTATCAGCGCGCGCATTCAAGGTAGACGATGCCGCGTACAGCGCGTATGCGCGGCTGCTGCGTTACGACGTGCTCCCGCCGGGTGCGCCGCGCGACGTGAACGCGCGGTTTGGCGACGAAATTGAATTGCACGCGGTGGACTGGCGTCCACCATCCACCACGTCATCGACGGCTTACCTCACGCTTGAATGGCGCGCGCTGTCGAAGCCCGCGCAGGATTACACGGTCTTCGTGCAACTGCTCGGCGCGGACAACCGGGTCGCGTGGCAGAGCGATCGACCGCCCGTGGACGGCTTCCGGCCGACGAGCACGTGGATGGCCGGCGAGACGGTCAGCGACCGCTACGCATTCCGCCGGCCCGACAACCTGCCGCCGGGCGGATACCGCGTCATCGCGGGGCTGTACGACTGGCGTACCGGCGCGCGCCTGCCCGTCGCCGATGCCCAGGGACGACCGGCCGGGGATTTCGTCACGCTGGCAGCTAGCAACTAG